Proteins from one Desulfonema limicola genomic window:
- a CDS encoding MaoC family dehydratase, translating into MIGKTISEIKTGDFAEFAKTISEADIYMYAGITGDLNPAHINESYAQNTFFKTRIAHGMLTAGFISAILGMQLPGPGTIYMKQELKFMAPVRIGDTITARAQVIEIIEEKNRIKLKTTCTNQEGTVVLDGEAVVSPPKAPKS; encoded by the coding sequence ATGATTGGAAAAACAATAAGTGAAATAAAGACAGGGGATTTTGCAGAGTTTGCAAAAACTATTTCAGAAGCAGATATTTATATGTATGCCGGCATTACAGGTGATTTAAATCCTGCTCATATTAATGAGTCTTATGCACAAAACACCTTTTTTAAAACCCGCATAGCCCACGGTATGCTTACTGCGGGATTTATATCAGCTATTTTAGGAATGCAGCTGCCCGGGCCTGGAACTATATATATGAAACAGGAACTTAAATTTATGGCTCCTGTGCGTATTGGCGATACTATTACAGCCCGTGCCCAGGTTATTGAGATTATCGAAGAAAAAAACCGTATAAAACTAAAAACAACCTGCACCAATCAAGAAGGTACGGTTGTTCTGGACGGTGAAGCTGTTG
- a CDS encoding GAF domain-containing protein — protein sequence MSVKKDYFKTFCNISKAFGTTLKKEDLLELIVQSAIDSMDGKAACLFLANEKEDVFEPVCQKGLSDNYLHSDPYKGKKIVSEILEGGYLAFHDVSSDSRMENKEAKRAEGIASILVVPVIVESKAIGVLSLYTSTVREFSQDEIDFLSALAEQGGIAIHNARLMERIKQNAVLFHDMASSINSSLDVKQILHILTADIAEAFGMKGVNIRLHNEDAGTLELVSTYGFSEEFINKGPVETDKSIVEALEGETIYIRDAATDDRVQYREAMKKEGIKSMLCVPIPSGEKIIGVMRLCSDIEREFSEDMIILVEALANQGGIAIQNASMYLSLQEDKKNLEEDIWSHRLWF from the coding sequence ATGAGTGTAAAAAAAGATTATTTCAAAACCTTCTGCAATATAAGCAAAGCTTTTGGAACAACTTTAAAAAAGGAAGACCTGCTTGAACTTATTGTTCAGAGCGCTATTGATTCAATGGATGGTAAAGCAGCCTGCCTTTTTCTTGCTAATGAAAAAGAGGATGTTTTTGAACCTGTATGTCAGAAAGGGCTTTCTGACAATTACCTGCATTCAGATCCTTATAAAGGAAAGAAGATAGTAAGCGAGATCCTGGAAGGAGGCTATCTTGCATTTCATGATGTTTCTTCTGATAGCAGGATGGAAAATAAAGAAGCTAAAAGAGCAGAGGGTATAGCATCTATCCTGGTTGTTCCTGTTATTGTTGAATCAAAGGCCATAGGAGTTCTTTCTCTTTATACCTCAACAGTCAGGGAGTTTTCTCAGGATGAAATAGATTTTTTAAGCGCCCTTGCAGAACAGGGAGGGATTGCCATTCATAATGCCCGTCTTATGGAACGCATTAAACAAAATGCAGTGCTTTTTCATGATATGGCAAGCAGTATAAATTCAAGCCTTGATGTTAAACAGATTCTGCATATCCTGACAGCTGACATTGCTGAAGCTTTTGGTATGAAAGGCGTTAATATCCGCCTTCACAATGAAGATGCAGGAACCCTGGAGCTTGTTTCAACCTATGGATTCAGTGAGGAGTTTATTAATAAAGGCCCGGTTGAAACAGATAAAAGCATAGTTGAGGCTCTTGAAGGAGAAACAATATACATTAGAGATGCAGCAACAGATGACAGGGTGCAGTACAGGGAAGCCATGAAAAAAGAGGGTATCAAATCCATGCTTTGTGTTCCCATTCCTTCAGGTGAAAAAATTATCGGCGTAATGAGGCTTTGCAGTGATATTGAAAGGGAATTTTCAGAAGATATGATTATACTGGTTGAAGCACTGGCTAACCAGGGCGGGATTGCCATTCAAAATGCTTCCATGTATCTCTCGCTTCAGGAAGATAAGAAAAATCTTGAAGAAGATATCTGGAGTCATCGTTTATGGTTTTAA